The following are encoded together in the Leuconostoc mesenteroides subsp. mesenteroides ATCC 8293 genome:
- the purK gene encoding 5-(carboxyamino)imidazole ribonucleotide synthase, which yields MTGVILPPATIGIIGGGQLGQMMALSAKEMGYRVGILDPTKGSPAGQVSDFQIVADYDDVEALNELSRRSEVLTYEFENVDRDALNEQSDAELPQGTELLRITSDRITEKKFIRDDAKVPVTNFIEVNSPEDLRKVTLPAILKTVSGGYDGHGQWSINTVQDIVNLEKDFPDMQLILEQVVNFKQELSIMVSRSQDGQIVTWPIVENVHENHILKTTTAPADISLTLKNKIEAIAENIAESLKLRGVLGIELFVADEEVWVNELAPRPHNSGHYSIEATNVSQFEGHIRSIVGLPIPKIELQSPATMLNLLGDELTQAREDLIHHPEWHFHDYGKLAVKPNRKMGHITVLGTENGRKLKEWGDLHEQRN from the coding sequence ATGACAGGAGTAATTTTACCGCCGGCAACGATTGGTATTATTGGCGGTGGCCAACTTGGTCAAATGATGGCTCTTTCTGCAAAAGAAATGGGGTACCGTGTTGGAATTTTGGATCCCACGAAAGGCTCTCCAGCTGGGCAAGTATCAGATTTTCAGATAGTTGCTGATTATGATGATGTCGAAGCATTAAATGAATTATCACGACGAAGTGAAGTGTTAACATATGAATTTGAAAATGTTGATCGAGATGCATTGAATGAGCAAAGCGATGCAGAATTGCCGCAAGGTACAGAACTACTAAGAATTACAAGCGATCGCATTACTGAAAAAAAGTTTATTCGGGATGATGCTAAAGTACCAGTCACAAATTTCATTGAAGTAAATTCACCCGAAGATTTACGAAAGGTAACTTTACCAGCTATCTTAAAAACAGTGAGTGGAGGATATGATGGCCATGGTCAGTGGTCAATTAATACAGTGCAAGATATTGTTAATCTTGAAAAAGATTTTCCAGATATGCAATTAATTTTAGAACAAGTTGTGAATTTTAAACAAGAGCTAAGTATTATGGTTTCACGTTCCCAAGATGGGCAAATTGTGACCTGGCCGATTGTCGAAAATGTTCATGAAAATCACATTTTAAAAACGACAACAGCACCTGCTGACATCTCATTGACACTCAAGAATAAAATTGAAGCAATTGCTGAGAATATCGCTGAGTCACTTAAATTGCGTGGCGTACTTGGTATTGAGTTATTTGTCGCTGACGAGGAAGTATGGGTTAACGAATTAGCACCGCGACCACATAATTCTGGACATTATAGTATTGAAGCGACAAATGTATCACAGTTTGAAGGACATATTAGAAGTATTGTCGGTCTACCTATACCAAAAATTGAGTTGCAAAGCCCTGCTACAATGTTGAATTTGTTGGGCGATGAGTTAACACAAGCTAGAGAAGATTTAATTCATCATCCTGAGTGGCATTTTCACGATTATGGTAAATTGGCTGTTAAACCTAATCGTAAAATGGGTCATATTACGGTACTAGGAACAGAAAATGGTCGAAAATTAAAAGAATGGGGTGACTTGCATGAGCAGCGCAACTGA
- a CDS encoding phosphoribosylaminoimidazolesuccinocarboxamide synthase, which produces MSSATEYEDKTVTRGELKYQGKAKQVYFTDNPTILWVHYMDQATALNGKVHENIPEKGQLNSAISHILFEHLTRQGIENHYLSSVSETDELDLALDILPIEVVTRNYASGHFVSKFNATPMQKLTPVVQEFYYKSDELDDPFMNDSQILALGFATLSELTKLRAYAQEVNQALTEIFDEININLVDFKLEYGRDSEGKLILADELSPDNMRLVDQKTGKSLDKDVFRKHAGDVTVGYRDVLSRLENLEK; this is translated from the coding sequence ATGAGCAGCGCAACTGAATACGAAGACAAAACAGTGACTCGCGGAGAACTGAAATATCAAGGTAAGGCGAAACAAGTTTATTTCACAGATAATCCTACAATTTTGTGGGTTCATTATATGGATCAAGCAACAGCTTTAAATGGTAAGGTACATGAAAATATACCAGAAAAAGGCCAATTGAATAGTGCAATTTCGCATATATTATTTGAACATTTAACACGTCAGGGCATTGAAAATCATTATCTTTCTTCGGTTTCTGAAACAGACGAACTGGACTTAGCCCTTGATATTTTGCCCATTGAAGTGGTTACGCGAAACTACGCATCAGGGCATTTTGTAAGTAAATTTAACGCAACGCCAATGCAAAAATTAACACCAGTTGTTCAAGAATTTTACTATAAATCAGACGAGCTGGATGATCCCTTCATGAATGATTCTCAAATTTTAGCTCTTGGTTTTGCCACATTATCTGAACTCACAAAATTACGTGCATATGCCCAAGAAGTTAATCAAGCGCTCACAGAAATATTTGATGAAATTAATATTAACTTAGTCGACTTTAAATTAGAATATGGTCGTGATAGTGAGGGAAAGTTAATCTTGGCTGATGAATTGTCACCAGATAATATGCGTTTGGTCGACCAAAAAACAGGTAAGTCACTTGATAAGGATGTATTTCGAAAACATGCTGGTGATGTTACTGTTGGTTATCGTGATGTTCTATCACGTTTAGAAAATTTGGAGAAATAA
- the purS gene encoding phosphoribosylformylglycinamidine synthase subunit PurS yields MYLAKIYVTYKPSILDPQGEVIKAALNRMDYSGIEQVSQGKYFEIKLKATDVDAATSEVESFTDALLINQNTETYRFDLSLVDEDEVLS; encoded by the coding sequence ATGTACTTAGCAAAAATATATGTCACATACAAGCCATCAATCCTTGATCCACAAGGTGAAGTGATTAAAGCTGCGTTAAATCGTATGGATTATAGCGGAATCGAGCAAGTATCACAAGGAAAATATTTTGAAATTAAGCTGAAAGCGACCGATGTTGATGCTGCTACTTCAGAAGTTGAAAGTTTCACTGATGCCCTATTAATCAATCAAAATACCGAAACCTACCGCTTTGATTTATCTTTGGTAGATGAGGACGAGGTACTATCATGA
- the purQ gene encoding phosphoribosylformylglycinamidine synthase subunit PurQ, translating to MKAAVISFPGSNCDFDMLHALQEFGVDAEIVSAKHNNLKAYDAIFLPGGFSYGDYLRTGAIARFSPIMSAVTQAANDGKLIVGICNGFQILTEAGLLPGQLLTNKKPGFICDEIALSIANPNTAYTNAYDSEEIINIPVAHAEGNYYADAETLTKLEEDNLIVFRYVDNPNGSAHDIAGIMNENGNVFGMMPHPERAVDAVTGNEDGKNFFKSILSGILAGA from the coding sequence ATGAAAGCTGCGGTTATTAGTTTTCCAGGATCAAATTGCGATTTTGACATGTTACATGCATTGCAAGAATTTGGTGTTGATGCAGAAATTGTTTCTGCAAAACATAATAATTTGAAAGCATATGATGCAATCTTTTTACCAGGTGGTTTTTCATACGGAGATTATTTGCGTACAGGAGCGATTGCCCGTTTTTCACCAATCATGAGTGCTGTGACACAGGCGGCTAATGATGGCAAGCTTATTGTTGGCATTTGTAATGGATTTCAAATTTTGACAGAAGCTGGTTTGCTACCTGGACAACTATTAACAAATAAAAAACCAGGATTTATTTGCGATGAAATAGCACTTTCAATTGCAAATCCAAACACTGCTTATACAAATGCTTATGATTCTGAAGAAATAATTAATATTCCTGTGGCACATGCAGAAGGAAATTATTATGCCGATGCAGAAACATTGACGAAACTTGAAGAGGATAATCTGATTGTTTTCCGATATGTGGATAATCCCAATGGATCAGCACATGATATAGCGGGGATTATGAATGAAAATGGTAACGTCTTTGGTATGATGCCACACCCAGAGCGTGCAGTTGATGCAGTGACTGGTAACGAAGATGGTAAGAACTTTTTCAAAAGTATTTTGAGCGGCATTCTAGCAGGAGCCTAA